Proteins from one Sphingobium herbicidovorans genomic window:
- a CDS encoding protein NO VEIN domain-containing protein yields the protein MLTDELVGRSFNKAARNRDLQAVIDRSKGSIEFKHQNISAVLLGLGQPWIEGYKPAANFQNALVDGVLRWLEARTEWLAPDRLSRAALNVPEAQGSLRIGPPPTVRNEPSPIDPAFMAAIGRKYDVAERDARNRALGKAGEECVLHHERRHLSAAGRDDLADKVRWTSVQDGDGFGFDIRSFEADGREKLIEVKTTNGWERTPFHISRNELAVADTRREEWCLMRLWNFARAPSAFTLRSPLSDHAQLTATSFLAELN from the coding sequence ATGCTCACCGACGAGCTGGTTGGTCGCTCCTTCAATAAAGCGGCGCGAAACCGCGATCTTCAAGCCGTGATCGACCGTAGCAAGGGCTCAATCGAGTTCAAGCATCAGAACATCAGCGCGGTCTTGCTCGGCCTTGGTCAGCCTTGGATCGAGGGCTATAAGCCGGCCGCCAATTTCCAGAATGCGCTGGTCGATGGCGTCCTGCGGTGGTTGGAGGCGCGGACCGAATGGCTGGCTCCCGACAGGCTCTCACGAGCTGCCCTGAACGTACCGGAAGCGCAAGGATCACTGCGGATCGGGCCGCCGCCCACGGTGCGCAACGAACCGTCGCCGATCGATCCAGCGTTCATGGCCGCGATCGGCCGCAAATATGATGTCGCCGAGCGCGACGCGCGCAACCGGGCGCTTGGCAAGGCGGGTGAAGAATGTGTGCTGCATCACGAGCGCCGTCATTTATCTGCCGCGGGCCGCGACGATCTCGCGGACAAAGTCCGCTGGACATCTGTGCAGGATGGCGATGGTTTTGGCTTCGATATCCGGAGCTTTGAGGCGGACGGGCGCGAGAAGCTGATCGAGGTCAAGACCACCAACGGATGGGAGCGCACGCCTTTTCATATCTCTCGCAATGAGCTGGCCGTCGCCGATACGAGGCGCGAGGAATGGTGCCTCATGCGGCTGTGGAATTTCGCCCGTGCGCCAAGCGCCTTCACGCTGCGCTCGCCCCTGAGCGATCACGCACAATTGACGGCGACCAGCTTCCTCGCCGAGCTCAATTGA
- a CDS encoding LPD7 domain-containing protein, with product MGKSFDPSVLQAASPGDIPDALRKRYFSATSKWSGEPAYFTTAQAKEPAFRDQGRRLITSSESDEVVRDLVAIARHRGWSHVHVTGSETFRRAAWLEASRQGLEVRGYRPSERDLQELDRVRRDASRNSIAPAVTAPASREPGRNRRQPDESSRQTPSEQSREKNARAAQSQLRVIETVVRAALFDDPDAVARVMKVANDKVQTHLQAGWQFQAAKVRDTSVRAVEPSGRNRREPGKERAPLQRSRGR from the coding sequence ATGGGGAAGTCGTTTGATCCGTCCGTCCTTCAAGCGGCGTCGCCCGGTGACATTCCCGATGCCTTGCGAAAGCGCTATTTCTCCGCGACGAGCAAATGGTCGGGCGAGCCCGCATATTTCACGACGGCACAGGCAAAGGAACCGGCGTTCCGCGACCAGGGCAGACGGCTCATCACCTCCAGCGAGAGCGACGAGGTTGTGCGCGATCTCGTTGCCATCGCTCGCCATCGCGGGTGGTCGCACGTCCATGTTACCGGCAGTGAGACGTTCCGAAGGGCGGCTTGGCTCGAAGCCAGTCGCCAAGGTTTGGAGGTGCGGGGATATCGGCCGAGCGAACGGGATTTGCAGGAGCTGGACCGAGTCCGGCGCGATGCTAGTCGCAACAGCATTGCCCCTGCCGTCACGGCGCCGGCGTCGCGCGAACCTGGGCGGAATCGACGCCAGCCCGATGAGTCGTCTAGACAAACACCGTCCGAACAAAGCCGGGAGAAGAATGCGCGGGCGGCCCAGAGCCAGCTTCGCGTGATCGAGACAGTGGTGCGCGCGGCATTATTCGACGATCCCGATGCCGTTGCCAGGGTGATGAAGGTGGCAAACGACAAGGTGCAAACGCATTTGCAGGCGGGCTGGCAGTTTCAGGCAGCAAAGGTGCGGGACACCTCGGTCCGGGCCGTTGAGCCGTCAGGCCGGAACCGGCGGGAACCCGGCAAGGAACGAGCGCCGCTGCAACGATCTCGAGGCCGTTGA
- a CDS encoding HEPN domain-containing protein, whose protein sequence is MAYRYPPGSPLHHENLKAKQRELRGDFPEPLTLRVHRALSWLRRAEAEQADEDVRFILLWIGFNAAYAGDVEASRVIGIPEGERGLFQAFFATLVGFDGKHRIYDMVWQRFPQEIRVLLANRYVFHPFWQHHNGASGYADWADRLERSRTAIGAALRDHDTARILSILFDRLYVLRNQLVHGGSTWNSDVNRAQVRDGAALLGCLLPIFIDLMMDNAGHEWPMPNYPVVE, encoded by the coding sequence ATGGCCTATCGCTATCCGCCCGGCAGCCCGCTGCACCATGAGAACTTGAAGGCCAAGCAGCGCGAGCTGCGTGGCGATTTTCCGGAGCCGCTGACGCTCAGGGTGCATCGCGCGCTGTCGTGGCTGCGCCGTGCCGAGGCCGAGCAGGCCGATGAGGATGTACGTTTCATCCTGCTCTGGATCGGCTTCAACGCTGCCTATGCCGGCGACGTTGAAGCATCGCGGGTGATTGGTATCCCCGAGGGTGAGCGGGGATTGTTCCAGGCCTTTTTCGCAACCCTTGTGGGCTTTGATGGCAAACATCGCATCTACGACATGGTCTGGCAGCGCTTCCCTCAGGAAATCCGGGTGCTGCTCGCAAACCGCTATGTCTTCCATCCCTTTTGGCAGCATCACAATGGTGCGTCCGGCTATGCCGACTGGGCTGACAGGCTCGAGCGGTCGCGGACAGCGATAGGCGCCGCACTGCGCGATCATGACACGGCCAGGATACTCTCGATCCTGTTCGACCGGCTTTATGTGCTGCGCAACCAACTGGTGCATGGTGGCTCGACATGGAACAGCGATGTCAATCGCGCCCAGGTCAGGGATGGCGCCGCGCTGCTCGGCTGCTTGCTGCCGATCTTCATCGATCTCATGATGGACAATGCCGGGCATGAATGGCCGATGCCGAACTACCCGGTGGTGGAGTAG
- a CDS encoding helix-turn-helix transcriptional regulator, giving the protein MTFAKANDLLRLAQLAASRRLGISLEEISQEFGISHRTAQRMTSALEDNFANVVVVEDDDRRRRWRIQSPIPERLQPRQENTIEALEIAARAARDENRLRHARALEDLRDSLITRLSPRDALRSEADAEAVLSALGQVARPGPKVAMKPEVTDVLIEALRGPFKMRIVYGETDAETRTVEPHGLLLGLRSYLVARQADRGENLRHFRLDRIHSAECLDESFPIQSGFSLNDHAAQAFGAYQDPAQYGEIVWRFLPEAASRAAEFQFHPNQSAEYRDDGSLIVRFKAAGWLEMAWHLYQWGDKVEVLEPAGLRALVEGHARPDFPALP; this is encoded by the coding sequence ATGACTTTCGCCAAGGCCAACGATCTTCTGCGCCTCGCCCAGCTCGCCGCCTCGCGGCGTTTGGGAATCAGTCTTGAGGAAATCTCTCAGGAATTCGGCATTTCGCACCGCACAGCGCAGCGCATGACAAGCGCGCTGGAGGATAATTTCGCGAATGTCGTTGTCGTAGAAGATGACGATCGCCGCCGGCGCTGGCGCATCCAAAGTCCCATCCCCGAGCGACTGCAACCGCGCCAGGAAAACACCATCGAGGCTTTGGAAATCGCCGCCCGCGCGGCCCGCGATGAGAACCGGCTCCGCCATGCCCGCGCCCTGGAAGATCTCAGAGACAGCCTGATCACGCGCCTCTCGCCGCGAGATGCGCTGCGCTCCGAAGCCGATGCGGAGGCGGTGCTATCGGCTTTGGGCCAAGTGGCGCGGCCAGGTCCAAAGGTCGCGATGAAGCCGGAGGTCACCGATGTTCTGATCGAGGCGCTGCGCGGACCGTTCAAGATGCGCATTGTCTATGGCGAGACCGACGCGGAAACCCGAACGGTCGAGCCGCATGGGCTCCTACTGGGATTGCGCAGCTATCTCGTGGCGCGCCAGGCTGACCGAGGTGAAAATCTCCGCCATTTTCGTCTCGATCGCATTCACAGCGCCGAATGTCTTGATGAGAGTTTTCCCATCCAATCCGGGTTTTCCTTGAACGATCATGCGGCGCAGGCCTTCGGCGCTTATCAGGACCCCGCCCAATATGGCGAGATCGTCTGGCGGTTTCTTCCCGAGGCAGCCTCGCGTGCGGCGGAATTCCAGTTCCACCCCAACCAGTCGGCCGAATATCGGGACGACGGCAGTCTGATTGTCCGGTTTAAAGCCGCAGGCTGGCTGGAAATGGCCTGGCATCTCTATCAATGGGGCGACAAGGTCGAGGTGCTGGAACCGGCGGGGTTGCGGGCGCTGGTCGAAGGCCACGCGCGTCCCGACTTCCCGGCCCTGCCCTGA